In one window of Virgibacillus proomii DNA:
- a CDS encoding 2-hydroxyacid dehydrogenase gives MTIKVVCYGVRENEVPFFHQLNKYDFELTLIEELLTHENIETAKGMDAVLLRGNCVADRKNIQQMKEYGVTYLFTRTVGYNHIDLQAAADFDMYVARVPSYSPNAIAELSLTLAMSLLRHTAYTTNKTSKKDFTVDSVMFSKEIRNCKVGIIGTGKIGLTEAQLFSGLGAEVLGYDIYQSEEAKQVVTFVELDELLRESDIVSLHVPYFPGKNDKMVNDEFISKMKNGAIFINTARGELQDNEAILKALRSHKLEGFATDVFANEQEIFFQQFNDGKKLDPTIQALIDLYPRVLVTPHIGSNTDEALTNMIETSFENLHETITKGSTTNAVALPEKSQAVS, from the coding sequence ATGACAATTAAGGTTGTTTGTTATGGAGTAAGAGAAAATGAAGTGCCTTTCTTTCATCAACTAAATAAGTATGACTTTGAACTAACGCTGATCGAGGAGCTTCTAACCCATGAAAATATCGAAACAGCAAAAGGAATGGATGCTGTTTTACTTAGGGGAAATTGTGTAGCTGACAGGAAAAACATTCAGCAAATGAAAGAATATGGCGTTACGTATTTATTTACGCGCACCGTAGGTTATAATCATATTGATTTGCAAGCAGCAGCTGATTTTGATATGTACGTTGCACGCGTTCCTTCTTATTCACCAAATGCAATTGCTGAATTATCTTTAACACTTGCTATGTCTTTGTTAAGACATACTGCTTATACTACCAATAAAACATCTAAAAAAGATTTTACGGTCGACAGTGTTATGTTTAGTAAAGAAATCAGAAATTGCAAAGTAGGTATTATTGGTACTGGTAAAATTGGCTTGACAGAGGCGCAATTGTTTAGTGGGCTCGGAGCCGAAGTACTGGGGTATGATATATATCAAAGTGAAGAAGCAAAACAAGTTGTTACATTCGTGGAGTTAGATGAATTATTAAGAGAAAGTGATATTGTTAGTTTGCATGTACCATATTTTCCAGGTAAAAATGATAAAATGGTAAATGATGAATTCATTTCAAAAATGAAAAATGGTGCCATATTCATTAATACAGCAAGAGGCGAGCTTCAGGATAATGAAGCTATTCTAAAAGCATTGCGATCTCATAAGCTCGAAGGTTTTGCAACAGATGTATTTGCCAATGAACAGGAAATATTCTTCCAACAATTTAATGATGGTAAAAAATTAGATCCTACCATTCAAGCTTTAATTGATTTGTATCCACGGGTTTTAGTTACACCACATATCGGATCAAATACAGATGAGGCGCTAACGAATATGATTGAAACTAGCTTTGAAAATCTGCATGAAACGATTACGAAAGGAAGCACGACGAATGCAGTAGCCCTACCAGAAAAAAGCCAGGCTGTTTCTTAA
- a CDS encoding response regulator: protein MIKVIIVEDDPMVATINQQYVERSKGFEIVATVDNIKELWKMLQEVTPDLILLDVYLPGKTGIDFVQELRQKQISIPIIMITAAHDIPTIKKALDYGVIDFLIKPFSYERFKLAIENFLQYHSLTTKFEKADQKTLDQILMKERQSKAFNEKGILSSLPKGLSKLTIKKILTAVEKQKEHFSTEDIAKEVELSRISTRKYLQFLNEIGYLRAELKYLSVGRPIMIYQVIPEKEQLIAGFK, encoded by the coding sequence ATGATTAAAGTTATTATAGTTGAAGATGACCCAATGGTTGCAACAATAAATCAACAATATGTTGAAAGATCAAAAGGATTTGAAATTGTTGCTACAGTTGATAATATAAAAGAACTATGGAAAATGTTACAAGAAGTCACTCCCGATTTAATATTACTCGACGTTTATTTACCAGGAAAGACCGGCATTGACTTTGTACAAGAATTAAGACAAAAGCAAATTTCCATACCAATTATTATGATTACGGCAGCACATGATATACCAACAATCAAAAAAGCTCTAGACTATGGTGTTATTGACTTTTTAATCAAACCTTTTTCATATGAGCGGTTTAAATTAGCAATTGAAAACTTTTTGCAATACCACTCGCTTACCACTAAATTTGAAAAAGCAGATCAGAAAACATTAGATCAAATTTTAATGAAAGAAAGACAATCTAAAGCTTTTAATGAAAAAGGAATCCTCTCATCCTTGCCTAAAGGACTATCTAAACTGACCATTAAAAAAATTTTAACAGCAGTTGAAAAGCAAAAGGAGCATTTCTCAACCGAGGATATAGCAAAAGAAGTTGAATTGTCGCGAATTTCTACAAGAAAGTATTTACAATTTTTAAATGAAATTGGCTACTTACGTGCAGAGTTAAAATATTTATCTGTTGGTCGTCCAATTATGATTTATCAAGTGATCCCGGAAAAAGAACAGCTTATTGCCGGTTTTAAATAA
- a CDS encoding ATP-binding protein, producing MTTLLVLLSVVASLIASAILLDSYVLKREHNTVKDKIRNVARMVAKDTRVINKVEGDPFDPTIQEYSKEVMEATGVSFVVVLDNNLIRKSHPDESVIGQTFSNVKDASKALDGSEHFSTHVGILGEGTRFFTPIWDENGEQIGVVCVGYVQQTINQELWNARRNLYVGLGFGLFVGILGALYLARYLKRVLLGLEPKQIVAHMKEREIIIDSVSEAIIAVTPHRKILLQNVNFAKLFNKTLLTENATNKGYLDKKVFSLIFAEVFKTEKPISNQVTVIDHFEFIVNVQLVYINKRIYGAVATLYDQSKLQHLIRELSGTEQYIDSLRAQNHKFMNQLHTILGLIELEKYQEVNNFVRVLNNKYHQEIGFITDKIKSSAIAGFLLGKTSELNEQGVTLTIDADSHFPNIKMGDMLHDLLLSIGILLDNAKEALINTTRKQVALFLYYDEEEEIIIIEVKDTGSGIEPAIREKIFERGYSTKGENRGYGLDAIRSIVTHYKGLIEVESKVEKGSLFHIEIPFKRRNIDD from the coding sequence ATGACAACATTGCTTGTATTGTTATCGGTTGTTGCTTCCTTAATTGCTTCAGCAATTTTGCTAGATAGCTACGTATTAAAGCGAGAACACAACACAGTAAAAGATAAAATAAGAAATGTTGCCCGAATGGTTGCAAAGGATACTCGTGTCATTAATAAAGTTGAAGGAGATCCATTTGATCCAACCATACAGGAATATTCTAAAGAAGTAATGGAAGCAACAGGGGTTAGCTTTGTAGTCGTACTTGATAATAATCTGATTAGGAAGTCTCATCCAGATGAAAGTGTAATTGGTCAAACCTTCTCCAATGTTAAAGATGCTAGTAAGGCCTTGGATGGTTCGGAACACTTTTCAACACATGTTGGAATTTTAGGAGAAGGTACCCGCTTTTTTACACCAATATGGGATGAAAATGGTGAGCAGATAGGAGTTGTATGTGTCGGTTATGTTCAGCAAACCATTAACCAAGAGCTGTGGAATGCTCGAAGAAATTTATATGTAGGATTAGGATTTGGTCTGTTTGTTGGAATTTTAGGAGCTTTATATTTAGCACGCTATCTAAAAAGAGTGTTATTAGGTCTCGAGCCAAAACAGATTGTTGCACATATGAAAGAACGAGAAATTATTATCGATTCTGTTAGTGAAGCAATCATTGCAGTAACTCCCCATCGAAAAATTCTCTTGCAAAATGTTAACTTTGCAAAACTCTTTAATAAAACGTTACTAACAGAAAATGCTACTAATAAAGGTTATCTTGATAAAAAAGTTTTTTCCTTAATTTTTGCTGAAGTTTTTAAAACGGAAAAACCTATTTCTAATCAGGTTACGGTTATTGATCATTTTGAGTTTATCGTTAATGTACAGCTTGTTTATATAAATAAACGAATATATGGTGCAGTTGCTACTTTATACGATCAATCCAAACTGCAGCATCTTATCCGTGAACTGAGCGGCACAGAGCAATACATTGATTCATTGCGAGCACAGAACCACAAATTTATGAATCAGCTTCATACGATCTTGGGGTTAATTGAATTAGAAAAATATCAGGAAGTTAATAACTTTGTCCGCGTGCTTAATAATAAATATCATCAAGAAATTGGCTTTATAACGGATAAAATTAAAAGTTCTGCCATTGCGGGGTTTCTACTAGGAAAAACGAGTGAGTTAAATGAGCAAGGTGTAACATTAACCATTGATGCTGATTCTCATTTTCCAAATATTAAAATGGGTGATATGCTCCATGATCTCCTATTATCAATCGGGATCTTATTAGATAATGCTAAAGAAGCATTGATAAATACAACAAGAAAACAAGTAGCTCTTTTTCTTTACTATGATGAAGAAGAAGAAATCATTATCATTGAAGTAAAAGATACAGGTTCCGGAATTGAACCAGCAATAAGAGAAAAGATTTTTGAACGAGGATACTCAACAAAGGGAGAAAATCGCGGCTATGGATTAGATGCCATTCGGTCCATCGTTACACATTATAAAGGATTGATTGAAGTCGAATCTAAAGTAGAAAAAGGAAGTTTATTTCACATAGAAATCCCCTTTAAACGGAGGAACATAGATGATTAA